The Arsenophonus sp. genome contains a region encoding:
- a CDS encoding CTP synthase, which yields MKKNYIFITGGVVSSLGKGIVAGSLGAILESRSLKITIIKLDPYINVDPGTMSPEQHGEVFVTEDGAETDLDLGHYERFIRTKMTRYNNFTTGSVYSEVLRKERNGDYLGSTIQVIPHITNEIKKRISLGSSGYQIIIVEIGGTVGDIESLPFLEAIRQLACDIGRENALFIHLTLIPFLSTSSEFKTKPTQHSVKELLSIGIQPDVLICRSENNISLNERKKIALFCNLPKKAVISLKNVDSIYKIPKLLKIQKLDDYICKKFNINCPPADLSEWDAVIKAQSNPTDQVTIGMVGKYTNLPDSYKSTIEALKHGGLRNKVIVNIKLIDSIIIENNGLDILKEVDAILVPGGFGNRGVEGKIITAQYARENNIPYFGICLGMQVAIIEYARKIMNIEDINSTEFSPSCQYPIVDLMNKCFNKKKTKNNNKLPGKMRIGNQTCYLIKGTKANKLYKKNIILERHRHRYEVNTKILNKLKKAGLCISGYSIDNQHVEIIEHPNHPWFIACQFHPEFNSTPRDAHPLFISFIQAAKKYKKIKL from the coding sequence ATGAAAAAAAATTATATTTTTATTACTGGAGGTGTAGTTTCCTCCCTTGGAAAAGGAATCGTAGCTGGATCTTTAGGCGCCATATTAGAATCACGTTCATTAAAAATCACTATTATAAAATTAGATCCTTATATTAATGTTGATCCTGGAACTATGAGTCCAGAACAACATGGAGAAGTTTTTGTAACAGAAGATGGAGCAGAAACAGATTTAGATCTTGGTCATTATGAACGATTTATTAGAACTAAAATGACGCGATATAACAATTTTACTACAGGAAGTGTATACTCAGAAGTTTTGAGAAAAGAAAGAAATGGAGACTATTTGGGTTCTACTATACAAGTAATACCTCATATTACAAACGAAATTAAAAAACGTATATCTTTAGGAAGTAGTGGTTATCAAATTATAATAGTTGAAATAGGAGGAACTGTTGGAGACATAGAATCTTTGCCATTTTTAGAAGCAATAAGACAGTTAGCTTGTGATATTGGACGAGAAAATGCATTATTTATACATTTAACTTTAATACCATTTTTGTCAACATCTTCAGAATTTAAAACAAAACCAACACAACATTCAGTCAAAGAATTACTTTCTATAGGTATACAACCTGATGTATTAATTTGTAGATCTGAAAATAATATTTCTCTAAATGAAAGAAAAAAAATTGCACTTTTTTGTAATCTACCAAAAAAAGCTGTAATCTCTTTAAAAAACGTAGATTCTATTTATAAAATTCCAAAATTATTAAAAATACAAAAATTGGATGATTATATTTGTAAAAAATTTAATATTAATTGTCCTCCAGCAGATTTATCTGAATGGGATGCAGTTATTAAGGCACAATCTAATCCTACAGATCAAGTAACTATTGGAATGGTTGGAAAATATACAAATCTACCAGACTCTTATAAATCTACTATTGAAGCTTTGAAACATGGAGGTTTGAGAAATAAGGTGATAGTCAATATTAAATTAATTGACTCCATTATTATTGAAAATAATGGATTAGATATTTTAAAAGAAGTTGATGCTATATTAGTCCCAGGAGGTTTTGGTAATAGGGGGGTAGAAGGGAAAATTATTACAGCTCAATATGCAAGAGAAAATAATATCCCATATTTCGGAATTTGTTTAGGTATGCAAGTAGCAATTATTGAGTATGCAAGAAAAATAATGAATATTGAGGATATTAATTCTACAGAATTTTCACCATCTTGTCAATATCCTATTGTAGATCTAATGAATAAATGTTTTAATAAAAAAAAGACTAAAAATAATAATAAATTACCTGGAAAAATGAGAATAGGTAATCAAACTTGTTATTTAATTAAAGGAACAAAGGCAAACAAATTGTACAAAAAAAATATTATTTTAGAACGTCATAGACATCGATATGAAGTAAATACAAAAATTTTAAATAAATTAAAAAAAGCTGGATTATGTATTTCAGGTTATTCTATTGATAACCAACATGTAGAAATTATTGAACATCCTAATCATCCATGGTTTATAGCTTGTCAATTTCATCCTGAATTTAATTCAACTCCAAGAGATGCACATCCTTTATTTATTTCATTTATACAAGCAGCAAAAAAATATAAAAAAATAAAATTATAA
- the sohB gene encoding protease SohB: protein MDFIFSYILFFVKLITIVALFCFLISLLFSINIRKSKNSYLKVVNLNKIYSEYQRKIYSIKMNYTEYKKWFKKYKQNLKKRVGKNRLFCKSKISKKNSLFVINFKGSINAQEVHALREEITAILSVANKKDEVLLRLESPGGVVHGYGLAAAQLSRLKEKNIRLTISIDKIAASGGYMMACVADYIIAAPFAIIGSIGVVAQIPNIHNLLKKNNIDIEQHTTGEYKRTLTVLGENTEEGRKKFIEELYETHNLFKDFVHKNRKSLDIQSVSNGKHWYGIESKKNGLVDELKLSDDFILEKINTHDIIEIIFSPSKCFIENFINIIFDKIKNSFLHQ from the coding sequence GTGGATTTTATATTTTCTTATATTTTATTTTTTGTTAAATTAATTACTATAGTTGCATTATTTTGTTTTCTTATATCATTATTATTTTCAATAAATATTCGTAAATCAAAAAATAGTTATTTGAAAGTTGTTAATTTAAATAAAATATATTCTGAATATCAACGTAAAATATACTCTATTAAAATGAATTATACAGAATATAAAAAATGGTTTAAAAAATATAAGCAAAATTTAAAAAAAAGAGTTGGAAAAAATAGATTGTTTTGTAAATCTAAAATTTCAAAAAAAAATTCTCTTTTTGTTATTAATTTTAAAGGTAGTATAAATGCACAAGAGGTTCATGCATTAAGAGAAGAAATTACTGCTATATTATCTGTAGCAAACAAAAAAGATGAAGTATTATTACGTCTTGAAAGCCCAGGTGGAGTGGTTCATGGATATGGATTAGCAGCAGCCCAATTAAGTAGATTGAAAGAAAAAAATATAAGGCTGACTATATCGATTGATAAAATTGCGGCTAGCGGTGGATATATGATGGCATGTGTTGCCGATTATATCATAGCAGCACCTTTTGCTATTATTGGTTCTATTGGAGTTGTAGCTCAAATTCCAAATATACATAATTTATTAAAAAAAAATAATATAGATATCGAACAACATACTACTGGAGAATATAAACGTACTTTAACTGTATTAGGCGAAAATACTGAAGAAGGGAGAAAAAAATTTATAGAAGAATTATATGAAACACATAATTTATTTAAAGACTTTGTTCATAAAAATCGTAAATCATTAGATATTCAATCCGTCTCTAATGGAAAACATTGGTATGGTATAGAATCAAAAAAAAATGGTTTAGTTGATGAATTAAAACTTAGTGATGATTTTATTTTAGAAAAAATCAATACTCATGATATTATTGAAATAATATTTAGTCCTTCTAAATGTTTTATTGAAAATTTTATTAATATTATTTTCGATAAAATCAAAAATTCTTTTTTACATCAGTAA
- the aroA gene encoding 3-phosphoshikimate 1-carboxyvinyltransferase, translated as MNYILIPKISYINGSITLPGSKSISNRVLLLSALSKGITKIENLLKSDDTYHMLMALKKLGIQYTLSKKYQICKIKGIGNHFNNKKNITIFIGNAGTVLRPLTALLSLGHNDIILIGNDQMNNRPIKYLVDSLRQGGAKIKYLDKNGYPPIRIYGGYIGGKIKLNGNISSQFLTGLLIQTPLSDNDTIIEIKNSLVSKPYVRLTILLMKKFGIKIYHSNYSYFYIQGKQQYISPGHYVVEGDATSATYFLASAAIKGGTVRTIGINQNSIQGDIKFFNILKSMGSKILFGHNYIECSKNRLIGLDIDMNDYPDSAMTLSILALFAVEKSIIRNIHHWVVKESNRLYAISHELKKIGVKIKIGQNYIEITPPKHIKSKIIETYNDHRIAMCFSLLSLNKKIILSNPKCVNKSFPNYFLEFNRISHRKK; from the coding sequence ATGAATTATATTTTAATACCTAAAATTTCTTATATTAATGGTAGTATTACATTACCTGGATCAAAAAGTATTTCAAATCGAGTATTGTTATTATCTGCCTTATCTAAAGGAATTACAAAAATAGAAAATTTATTAAAAAGTGATGATACATATCATATGTTAATGGCTTTAAAAAAATTAGGTATTCAATATACTTTGTCAAAAAAGTATCAAATATGTAAAATTAAAGGTATTGGAAATCATTTCAATAATAAAAAAAACATTACTATTTTTATAGGAAATGCAGGTACAGTTCTTCGTCCTTTAACAGCTTTATTGTCTCTAGGTCATAATGATATTATTTTGATTGGAAATGATCAAATGAATAATAGACCAATCAAATATTTAGTAGATTCTTTAAGACAAGGCGGTGCTAAAATTAAATATTTAGATAAAAATGGATATCCTCCTATACGTATATATGGAGGTTATATAGGAGGAAAAATTAAATTAAATGGAAATATATCTAGTCAATTCTTAACCGGATTATTAATTCAAACACCATTATCTGATAATGATACTATTATTGAAATAAAAAATAGTTTAGTTTCTAAACCTTATGTTAGATTAACGATCTTATTAATGAAAAAATTTGGTATTAAAATATACCATAGTAATTATTCTTATTTTTATATTCAAGGTAAACAACAATATATTTCTCCCGGTCATTATGTTGTTGAAGGTGACGCTACTTCTGCAACATATTTTTTAGCTTCTGCTGCAATTAAAGGAGGAACAGTTAGAACAATAGGAATTAATCAAAATAGTATACAAGGAGATATTAAATTTTTTAATATTTTAAAAAGTATGGGTTCCAAAATTTTATTTGGTCATAATTATATTGAATGTTCAAAAAATAGACTTATTGGCTTAGATATTGATATGAACGATTATCCAGATTCAGCAATGACTTTATCTATTTTAGCATTATTTGCAGTAGAAAAAAGTATTATAAGAAATATACATCATTGGGTAGTCAAAGAATCCAATCGATTATATGCCATAAGTCATGAATTGAAAAAAATTGGTGTAAAAATTAAAATAGGACAAAATTATATTGAGATTACTCCTCCTAAGCACATTAAATCTAAAATTATAGAAACTTATAATGATCACAGAATAGCAATGTGTTTTTCTTTATTATCTTTAAATAAAAAAATTATTCTTTCTAATCCTAAGTGTGTAAATAAAAGTTTTCCTAATTATTTTTTAGAATTTAATCGTATTAGTCATAGAAAGAAATAA
- the lpxM gene encoding lauroyl-Kdo(2)-lipid IV(A) myristoyltransferase (LpxM is lauroyl-Kdo(2)-lipid IV(A) myristoyltransferase, an enzyme characterized in Escherichia coli and involved in biosynthesis of the form of lipid A found in that species and some closely related species.), whose protein sequence is MNKKKNTNKKCGYIPTFHYFYLFPQYWGTWILAFLLVCVAYLPFKYRDKLLAKLGHLIGKCKLAKSARRRANINLLKCFPEFTQKRREKYLNEMFAVAPQSLGILAELVLRGIGNTASRTKWHNENIIDKLKKEKRNVIFMVPHGWAVDIPAVLLAAKGNKIAAMFHHQKDPVADYLWNKARYSFGGRLHSREAGIKPFVESVKEGFWGFYLPDQDHGYKNSEFVDFFATHKATLPKIGQLMKICKAAIVPLFPVYNYKTHKLDIYIRDPMEDILGKSDQYVARRMNEELEYLIRPYLEQYAWILKFLKTRQNGEVTLY, encoded by the coding sequence CACAATATTGGGGAACTTGGATTCTTGCTTTTTTATTAGTATGTGTTGCATATTTACCATTTAAATATAGAGATAAATTATTAGCAAAATTAGGACATTTAATAGGTAAATGTAAATTAGCTAAAAGTGCACGTAGGAGAGCAAATATTAATTTATTAAAATGTTTTCCTGAATTTACACAAAAACGAAGGGAAAAATATCTTAATGAAATGTTTGCAGTTGCTCCGCAATCATTAGGTATTTTAGCTGAATTAGTATTACGTGGCATTGGAAATACAGCATCTCGTACAAAATGGCATAATGAAAATATTATAGACAAATTAAAAAAAGAAAAACGTAATGTTATTTTTATGGTACCTCATGGTTGGGCTGTAGATATACCTGCAGTTTTGTTAGCAGCTAAAGGTAACAAAATAGCTGCTATGTTTCATCACCAAAAAGATCCAGTTGCAGATTATTTGTGGAATAAAGCAAGATATTCTTTTGGTGGACGTTTACATTCTCGTGAGGCTGGAATTAAACCATTTGTAGAGAGTGTTAAAGAAGGTTTTTGGGGATTTTATTTGCCTGATCAAGATCATGGTTATAAAAATAGTGAATTTGTTGATTTTTTTGCAACTCATAAAGCAACTTTACCTAAAATAGGACAATTAATGAAAATTTGTAAAGCAGCTATTGTTCCATTATTTCCAGTATATAATTATAAAACACATAAATTAGATATTTATATACGAGATCCTATGGAAGATATTTTAGGAAAAAGTGATCAATATGTAGCAAGAAGAATGAATGAAGAGTTAGAATATTTAATTAGGCCTTATTTAGAACAATATGCTTGGATTTTAAAATTTTTAAAAACTCGTCAAAATGGAGAAGTTACATTATATTAA
- the serC gene encoding 3-phosphoserine/phosphohydroxythreonine transaminase: MNQIYNFSAGPSMLPISVLKHIKKELYNWNGYGISILEINHRNILFIKMIEEIEKNFRYLLNIPKNYKVLFCHGGARGQFSAFPLNLFKKNEVVDYIITGYWSKIAAKEGRKYCIPNCINISFYKNSRIYLKNIYQWPLTKESKYIHYCHNETIDGIAIHDIPFFPSDKIVIADYSSSILSAPIDISKFGLIYASAQKNIGSSGLTFVIIRDDLLGFPRKETPSILNYTLLEKSHYFYNTPPIFSLYLSGIMLKWIKSQGGLIKMEKKNKKKAQLLYNKIIESSFYVNHVAFRNRSLMNIPFYLDTKNLEEKFLKMAEKKGLLFLRGHRNSGGIRASLYNAMPIKGVQKLVNFMKEFEFNYK; the protein is encoded by the coding sequence ATGAATCAAATATATAATTTTAGTGCTGGTCCTTCTATGTTACCAATTTCTGTTTTAAAACATATAAAAAAAGAATTATATAACTGGAATGGATATGGCATATCAATATTAGAAATAAATCATCGCAATATTTTATTTATTAAAATGATTGAAGAAATAGAAAAAAATTTTCGTTATTTATTAAATATTCCAAAAAATTATAAAGTATTGTTTTGTCATGGTGGTGCAAGAGGACAATTTTCAGCATTTCCTTTAAATTTATTTAAAAAAAATGAAGTAGTTGATTATATTATTACTGGATATTGGAGTAAAATAGCAGCAAAAGAAGGTAGAAAATACTGTATTCCTAATTGTATTAATATTAGTTTTTATAAAAATTCTCGTATTTATTTAAAAAATATATATCAATGGCCTTTAACAAAAGAATCAAAATACATTCATTATTGTCATAATGAAACTATTGATGGTATAGCTATTCATGATATTCCTTTTTTTCCTTCTGATAAAATAGTAATTGCAGATTATTCATCATCTATATTATCTGCTCCTATTGATATTAGTAAATTTGGATTGATATATGCTAGTGCACAAAAAAATATTGGATCTTCAGGGTTAACTTTTGTTATCATACGTGACGATTTATTAGGTTTTCCTAGAAAAGAAACTCCTTCAATATTAAATTATACTTTATTGGAAAAAAGTCATTATTTTTATAATACTCCACCAATATTTTCATTATATTTATCAGGAATAATGTTAAAATGGATTAAAAGTCAAGGGGGATTAATTAAAATGGAAAAAAAAAATAAAAAAAAAGCTCAATTACTATATAATAAAATTATTGAAAGTAGTTTTTATGTCAATCATGTTGCTTTTCGAAATCGTTCTTTAATGAATATTCCGTTTTATCTTGATACAAAAAATTTGGAAGAAAAATTTTTAAAAATGGCTGAAAAAAAAGGATTACTCTTTTTAAGAGGACATCGTAATTCTGGAGGGATACGTGCATCATTATATAATGCTATGCCAATAAAAGGAGTTCAAAAGTTAGTAAATTTTATGAAAGAATTTGAATTTAACTATAAATAA
- the rpsA gene encoding 30S ribosomal protein S1, whose amino-acid sequence MIESFAQLFKESLKSIKIKSGSIISGLVISIDKDVVLVDAGLKSESAIPVEQFKNLNGELEIKVGDTIDVVLDHLEDGYGETILSREKAKRCEAWSILEKAYKKSEIVVGLINGKVKGGFTVELNGIRAFLPGSLVDIHPIKDTIHLEGKELEFKVIKLDQKRNNIVVSRRSVIESENSIERENLLSSLKEGAKLQGIVKNLTDYGAFIDLGGIDGLLHITDMSWKRVKHPNEIVNIGDKINVKVLKFDKERSRVSLGLKQFSEDPWMKIKQRYQEGDKVKGKVTNLTDYGCFVEIESGIEGLVHVSEMDWTNKNIHPSKIVSVNDVLEVMILDIDEERRRISLGLKQCKVNPWKIFSEKYQKNDHVKGKIKSITDFGIFIGLEDGIDGLVHLSDISWNVPGEEAVQKYKKGDEILTTILQIDPDRERISLGIKQLEEDPFYNFISNHKKGFIVNGEIIKINSKGAILKINNSLEGYLYFSDHIDDVTIEKYKKLKIGDTVDVSYVGFDRKNRIILLSSLSFSENIKNKKNGSNLKDEENIYITNNVMVEAFKSAKNE is encoded by the coding sequence GTGATAGAATCTTTTGCTCAACTTTTTAAAGAATCCTTAAAAAGTATAAAAATTAAGTCAGGTTCAATTATTTCTGGGTTAGTTATTTCTATTGATAAAGATGTAGTATTAGTAGATGCAGGATTAAAGTCAGAATCAGCTATTCCTGTAGAACAATTTAAAAATTTAAATGGTGAATTAGAAATTAAAGTTGGAGATACGATTGATGTAGTATTAGATCATTTAGAAGATGGATATGGTGAAACTATTTTATCTCGGGAAAAAGCGAAGCGTTGTGAAGCTTGGTCAATTTTAGAAAAGGCATATAAAAAATCGGAGATAGTTGTTGGTTTAATTAATGGAAAAGTTAAAGGTGGTTTTACTGTAGAATTAAACGGAATTCGTGCTTTTTTACCAGGTTCTTTAGTAGATATTCATCCAATTAAAGATACAATACATTTAGAAGGAAAAGAATTAGAATTTAAGGTAATCAAATTAGATCAAAAAAGAAATAATATTGTAGTATCTCGTCGTTCTGTTATTGAATCTGAAAATAGTATAGAAAGAGAAAATTTATTGAGTAGTTTAAAAGAAGGAGCAAAATTACAAGGAATAGTGAAAAATCTAACTGATTATGGTGCTTTTATAGATTTAGGTGGTATTGATGGATTATTACATATTACTGATATGTCTTGGAAACGAGTCAAGCATCCTAATGAAATCGTAAATATTGGTGATAAAATTAATGTTAAAGTTTTAAAATTTGATAAAGAACGTAGTCGTGTTTCTTTGGGATTAAAACAATTTTCAGAAGATCCATGGATGAAAATTAAACAACGTTATCAAGAAGGAGATAAGGTAAAAGGAAAAGTTACAAATCTTACCGATTATGGATGTTTTGTTGAAATTGAATCAGGAATTGAAGGATTAGTACATGTTTCTGAAATGGATTGGACTAATAAAAATATTCATCCTTCAAAAATTGTTTCTGTCAATGATGTTTTAGAAGTTATGATATTAGATATTGATGAAGAACGTCGTCGAATTTCTCTAGGTTTAAAGCAATGTAAAGTCAATCCATGGAAAATTTTTTCTGAAAAATATCAAAAAAATGATCATGTTAAAGGAAAAATTAAATCTATTACTGATTTTGGTATTTTTATTGGATTAGAAGATGGAATTGATGGATTAGTACATTTATCTGATATTTCGTGGAATGTTCCTGGAGAAGAAGCAGTACAAAAATATAAAAAAGGTGATGAAATATTGACTACTATTTTACAAATAGATCCAGATAGAGAAAGGATTTCTTTAGGAATAAAGCAATTAGAAGAAGATCCTTTTTATAATTTTATTTCAAATCATAAAAAAGGTTTTATTGTTAATGGGGAAATTATTAAAATAAATTCTAAAGGAGCTATTTTAAAAATAAATAATTCTTTAGAAGGATATCTATATTTTTCAGATCATATCGATGATGTAACAATTGAAAAATATAAAAAATTAAAGATTGGGGATACGGTTGATGTTTCATATGTAGGATTTGATAGAAAAAATAGAATTATCCTTTTGTCTAGTTTATCTTTTTCTGAAAATATTAAAAATAAAAAAAATGGTTCTAATCTTAAAGATGAAGAAAATATATATATCACAAATAATGTAATGGTAGAAGCATTTAAATCTGCTAAAAATGAATAG
- the cmk gene encoding (d)CMP kinase: MLINQLFKEVLVNQLPPVITIDGPSSVGKSSLSRILAKKFKWSLLNSGILYRIIAFLSEKFNVNINNEDDLLLLANFFNISFYFKHTTVIVFFKKKNITCNLYTEKIANIASKIAIFPRLRKILLYKQRNFRVKPGLIAEGRDMGTVVFPDARIKFFLFCNLQVRIYRRFKELKNMGLNVNIDEVRAHVIKRDRRDKIRKYSPLLIPKNAYVIDVTKLSIEDLQLIVLNYCKEKNIFIDKI, encoded by the coding sequence ATGTTAATAAATCAATTATTTAAAGAGGTTTTAGTGAATCAATTACCACCTGTAATAACTATTGATGGACCTAGTTCTGTTGGAAAAAGTAGTTTATCAAGAATATTAGCAAAAAAATTTAAATGGTCGTTGCTTAATTCTGGTATACTATACAGAATTATAGCATTTTTGTCTGAAAAGTTTAATGTAAATATCAACAATGAAGATGATTTATTATTATTAGCTAATTTTTTTAATATTTCTTTTTATTTTAAACATACTACTGTAATTGTTTTTTTTAAAAAAAAAAATATTACTTGCAATCTTTATACAGAAAAAATTGCAAATATAGCTTCAAAAATAGCAATTTTTCCAAGGTTGAGAAAAATTTTATTATATAAACAAAGAAATTTTAGAGTAAAACCTGGTTTGATTGCAGAAGGGAGAGATATGGGTACTGTAGTATTTCCTGATGCTAGAATTAAATTTTTTTTATTTTGTAATTTGCAAGTTCGTATTTATAGAAGATTTAAAGAATTAAAAAATATGGGATTAAATGTTAACATTGATGAAGTTCGTGCACATGTAATAAAACGTGATCGTCGAGATAAAATTAGAAAATATTCACCTTTATTAATACCTAAAAATGCTTATGTTATAGATGTAACTAAATTATCAATTGAAGATCTTCAATTGATTGTTTTAAATTACTGTAAAGAAAAAAACATTTTTATAGATAAAATCTAA
- the eno gene encoding phosphopyruvate hydratase, which translates to MSNINKVIGREILDSRGIPTIEAEIHLKNGYYSIASVPSGTSISSKETLELRDNNFSRFFGKGVLNAVSMINGPIASNLINKNPMDQENIDRILINLDGTKNKSNLGSNSILAVSLANLKISALLKKIPLYQRISELNGTPNKFTIPLPMINIINGGKHANNNLKIQEFMIQPISAKNFKESARIGSEIFYHLGNILKKCNISTSVGYEGGYTPNFKSHHIVFKTILRSIKNAGYKIGKDITLAIDCASSTFYNKKNKKYYFEKNKIFSSKELTHYLNNISKKYFITYIEDGLDENDWDGFVYQTKILGKKIQLVGDDIFATNIEMLKYGKKMKVANSIIIKLNQIGTVTETLKIIKMAKNIGYSIIISHRSGETEDTTIADFAVGTGSKKIKIGSITRSEHTAKFNQLIRIEESLSKK; encoded by the coding sequence ATGTCTAATATCAATAAAGTAATAGGAAGAGAAATTCTTGATTCAAGAGGAATCCCTACAATTGAAGCAGAAATCCATTTAAAAAATGGATATTATAGTATAGCATCCGTTCCTTCTGGAACTTCAATTAGTTCAAAAGAAACATTAGAATTAAGAGATAATAATTTTTCACGTTTTTTTGGTAAGGGAGTTTTAAATGCAGTTTCAATGATTAATGGACCAATTGCTTCTAATCTAATCAATAAAAATCCTATGGATCAAGAAAATATAGATCGTATATTAATCAATTTAGATGGAACAAAAAATAAATCTAATCTTGGGTCTAATTCTATTTTGGCAGTATCTTTAGCAAATTTAAAAATTTCTGCATTATTAAAAAAAATACCTCTATATCAACGTATTTCAGAACTTAATGGAACACCAAATAAATTTACAATACCATTACCTATGATTAATATTATCAATGGAGGAAAACATGCAAATAATAATTTAAAAATACAAGAATTTATGATACAACCAATATCTGCAAAAAATTTTAAAGAATCTGCAAGAATTGGTTCAGAAATTTTTTATCATTTAGGTAACATTTTAAAAAAATGTAATATTAGTACTTCTGTAGGTTATGAAGGAGGATATACACCTAATTTTAAATCTCATCATATAGTTTTTAAAACTATACTGCGTTCTATTAAAAATGCAGGATATAAAATAGGTAAAGATATTACTTTAGCAATAGACTGTGCATCTTCTACTTTTTATAATAAAAAAAATAAAAAATATTATTTTGAAAAAAATAAAATTTTTTCTTCAAAAGAATTAACACATTATTTAAATAATATATCTAAAAAATATTTTATTACATATATTGAAGATGGATTAGATGAAAATGATTGGGATGGTTTCGTATACCAAACAAAAATTTTAGGTAAAAAAATACAACTAGTTGGAGATGATATATTTGCAACGAATATAGAAATGTTAAAATATGGTAAAAAAATGAAAGTTGCAAATTCAATTATTATTAAATTAAATCAAATAGGTACTGTTACAGAAACATTAAAAATTATAAAAATGGCAAAAAATATTGGATATTCAATTATTATTTCACATCGATCTGGAGAAACTGAAGATACAACAATAGCAGATTTTGCTGTTGGAACAGGATCAAAAAAAATAAAAATAGGCTCTATTACAAGATCCGAACATACAGCTAAATTTAATCAACTAATACGTATTGAAGAATCATTGTCAAAAAAATAA
- a CDS encoding YciK family oxidoreductase — protein sequence MKYQPKPKFLYKKTILITGAGDGIGKEAALTYASYGANLILIGKKINNVKKTKKIINKKFKVNVEIYSLNFLKLTNVQAKKLVKKIKKKYKYIDGLLHNAAILGEIKPIIDYPIKTWYHVIQVNLHSSFILTKNFLPLLLKAPQSSLIFTSSTVGKKGRANWGAYSVSKFGIESLMQILSDEYKNTHLRVNCINPGKTQTKMRKKAFPKENFLKNKTPNQIMPIYLYLMSEDSIHISGLTLNAQ from the coding sequence ATAAAATATCAACCGAAACCAAAATTTTTATATAAAAAAACAATCTTAATTACGGGAGCTGGAGATGGTATAGGAAAAGAAGCAGCACTTACTTATGCAAGTTATGGCGCTAATCTTATTCTTATAGGTAAAAAAATAAATAATGTAAAAAAAACTAAAAAAATTATAAATAAAAAATTTAAAGTGAATGTTGAAATATATTCATTAAATTTCCTCAAATTAACTAACGTACAAGCTAAAAAATTAGTTAAAAAAATTAAAAAAAAATATAAATATATTGATGGACTTTTACACAATGCTGCAATATTGGGCGAAATAAAACCAATTATTGATTATCCAATAAAAACTTGGTATCATGTAATTCAAGTTAATCTTCATTCTTCCTTTATACTAACTAAAAATTTTTTACCATTATTATTAAAAGCTCCACAAAGTTCTTTAATCTTTACAAGTTCTACAGTAGGGAAAAAGGGTAGAGCAAATTGGGGTGCATATTCTGTATCTAAATTTGGAATTGAGTCTTTAATGCAAATTTTATCTGATGAATATAAAAATACTCATTTAAGAGTTAATTGTATTAATCCTGGAAAAACACAAACAAAAATGAGAAAAAAAGCATTTCCAAAAGAAAACTTTTTAAAAAACAAAACTCCAAATCAAATCATGCCAATCTATCTTTATTTAATGAGTGAAGATAGTATTCATATTTCTGGATTAACTTTAAATGCACAATAA